The Nicotiana tomentosiformis chromosome 2, ASM39032v3, whole genome shotgun sequence genome includes the window AATCCTCGCCCGCGTCAACTGCTGTCTCTGTAAAACAATTTGTAGGGAGTGAGTCGCTaactcagtgagtaataacacttagctacaaccgtttttattggggacaagtcagaaaacatgctagtatatcaaacaaaaaataacaaacaaatgcactttcagaaacaataaataatttttagtCTCATCATGTTTTTCTTGTAGTATAATACAATTAACAATTCAGTAATAAACTCGGTAACCActatataatatcaatattcacaTTTTGGGAAGTTTCTATGAACGAATCATGTAATCGGTATAATTATGGACTTcttcgcaagaagtcaaatataacggtagtccctactcgagAAAAATCGGTAACGGTATggtagttctaccttcccactatcGAAGACTGTGGCAGTAATAggtaattacaaggtgcaccaggtctaacgaacctgccgttagctacgggatccttcaaagtctactcccatttatacttgtctctgtaatccgtatatactcatagaaaaatattttttaaaaatatagggcatttcggttcttatcaaatcatgtaattttaTTTCGATAACAGTAAATTCAAGTAACAGTAAAACAGATCTAGTGACaacgaaaatatttaaaacaacggtaatcatctcaaataactatttcggtatcatatcgagtaaaagacttgtcccatatgcaactcaaaataatcggtaacatattcatattaaaaatcatgtctaaatcatgcaagttatgaaaacacaaattgtggtaagattactactcacagtactcgtgccgAAATACCAAATACTTTACCTCAAGCAATTCGTACAACTTCctccaatcaatctataattacTTGATATCGATCTCATATTAATTTCCATATTTAGGCTAATTCATAGCTAATTTAGAATGCCCAACCCTCAGAGTTTAATGTTTGGCTCTTAATTCGTCGAATTATAATAACCCAACAAATCCCTCTTATTCTACTTGAAATATCAAGACCCATTTCAGTATCCCAACTCACTGCTATCAAAATTACATTGTAAATTTCTCCAATATCACCAATATTAGTAGCAATCATATTTGATTACCAATCACTAACGAAACGGAAGGTTTTTGAAGGAatatcccttctttttttttttattggcATATACAGAATATATAAGTTTATACCCCAAACCTATAGTACCGATTCATGAAAAATTCCATGAACTCCATTAATTCATTAATTTTAATTCAACTAATTCTCAACCCCAACTCTATAGCCATGGAATTTATGAATTAAATCTTTGAATTAAGTTAAAAAATTTACCTACCTTGTTCTCCTTCTCTGTAAATCCCTTTGCTAGAACAAAGTAAACCCAGTTTGTAGTTGCTTTTGATCGCCTCTTTCCGTTTTGCTTCTGCCGAGCTTGGTCCCttgttcttttatttttgtatgctCAATGCTTTGTTTCTCTTTAGCGCAGCTTTTGCCCCTTTTGCCCTTTTCGTTTGTGTTTAATTTTTCCCACATAATGTGCTTCGGCCCTTTTTGAATCcttgttccttttttttttgatttattatttttttttttttatagttagtttatttttattattactactattattattattattattattattattattattattattattattattattattattattatgctaATGACCAATACAcccttataaaaaaatatatggtATTATATTTCGGTAGGACTGTGGTTCGGTCGGATCGAATCAGATTTAGCATATTTCGGATTGTAAATTCGGTTTTTGGATTTTATAAAAATGCAATCTAAATCCAATCCAAATTAAATTGGATTTGATcagattttaaagtttggatcagataaatattttaaattttcggATCGGATTGTACATCTTATTAAGGCTACTAACAATCTAATCGGCTACTTCACTTTTTAAGGCTACTGCTATTCACCATTCTATAAAATTGAAAGGCAACAAATATCTTTCATAGCAATAGACAAAATAAAAGTTTCAtagcaaaataaaataaactgaaaTTCCGAACAAATGTCTAATAAGCGAGAGGCGCCATTGTCCGTCGATAGGAAGGAGAGATTGAGAGACATAGAGGTAAGACTTAAGAGAAGCAGACCGAGCAATTTGAAAAGAGGTTAGAGAGAGATACTTCAATATAAACTAAGAAAGAAGAGTCTAAAGAGAGGCGGATAAAATGAGAAGACTTAACCCTAAAATATAAGTCTAATATTTATACATGTCCATATAATTTGGATTTCGGGTCGGACTGGattaaaattataccaatccgaTCTGAATAGCCGAATTTTTAAAAAACCTAACTCATATTCGATCCGAATATCCGAAATCCAAAAATCCGAATAGAGTGGATCGGTTCGAATTCTCGGATATTGGATCCAAATGCACAGCCCTAGTATCGGATATCGGATCCAATACTAGCATTTCCCTTTTCTTTTCACATGGCAAGGTACTCCTTCCGGATCAATGTAACTTCTCACTGGCAAAGGAACTGGCTCGTAAAAGGCAGGGGTTGAACATGAAATCCAACTGGAAAACCCGTCGACTTTAAGcaggtgtttggacataaaaattgtgatttttgaagaaaagaaaaaaaaggaagtaATATTAggagttaagttgaaaatttttatttgaaatttgaaattatgtttgaacttgtatttcacttgaaaaattaTTGCAATTTTGTTGGTGGGAAAAAACTTTTTTTTTCGAAAAACTTGAccactttattatttttgaaaaactcattttcgaaaaatcttcAAAAGCTTACAAATTTTCTTGGACAATCATGTATTAGAAAAAAATTCCGGAAAAAGgaacttttttctttttatgtccGAACGGGTCCTAAATTGTAGTGATCAAAATGCAAAAGTACCATTTGTACAAACCATAGTGAAATTAACATCCATCTGGTGCCACATTAAAACATCATAATAATTCTATGCGACTTCGTGACTTAGTAAGTTTATTTCTCCGAAATTAGTAGTGAAACCATATTATCAAAGTCAAGATTATAGTTAGATTTCTATCTATCCTTGATTCGAAATATGGCAAAGAGAACTACTGCTATAAGGGGTGGTAGATTTTGAGGCGTTACAATTAAAACTGTAAATACTAACAAATCCTATCAAATGTTGTTCAACTTCTGGGAATTTTGACGTAGTTGTATAGTCAAACCAATAAAGATCACATACATAAGTAACAAAGCATTACCAGAAACAAAGATATATTTCAAGCCGATCAAGATACATGTACGTTACCATGTGTTGGCGTCCATCCAAACATCTAGTTAAGGAGATATACCTAACAAAACCAAAGCAACCAGAATGCAACCACCCAAGCAAGGGTTAATCAACCGAGCCGCCAAATGCCTCACTCACGAGATATCTTAAGTTAATATAGGTTTCCTGTATCTAAATTTGATTGAAATTTGTAATAACAATTACAATGCTAGAAAATGGTATCATAATTTCCAAAAACTAGGTATCCCTTGACTATCAATTTCATTTAGAGATCGGCTCTTCCTGGATATCTGGGAAAGGGAATGACATCCCGAATGTTTTCTATCCCAGTGGCGAAAAGAATCATTCGCTCAAAGCCTAAACCGAAACCACTGTGTTTCACAGAACCATAGCGCCTCAGGTCTAGATACCACTCATATGGCTCTAGTGGTAAACCCATCTCCAGTATCCTGCAATTAATAAATGCAAGATTCTCAGTCCAAATTCCTTCATTAATTCATTGCAATTACCTTCAGTTAATTCATCCCAGTTCACCTTAAAGACAACAAAGAGTAGGCCAAACAAACTTTTGATGGCTGGAATTTAATCACCAAATATATGAGCCAGATACAGAATCTAACTCTCTTCTAGATAGCAAATTTGTTATACCTTGTTCTGAGGACTTCATAATCCTCTTCTCTTTGGCTTCCTCCAATTAGTTCTCCCACCTGCAAAggaatgcaaacaatttgttcaagcagcggcagaCAAATTTACTCATGATCTTGAAAGAGAATTGGATAGGGAGGGGCCCGCGGGGAGGGGGGTGTGGGGTGTAAGGGCCACTGCAGGTACAGTGTATCTGTTTCTTTTGGAAAAAGAGAGCTGATTTTTTTTGCTCCaactaactctaaatcatggctTCATTCCATTGGGCAACAGTGTTTGATTCAGTTTAGTAACAAAAAAGGTTTGAGAAACAAAAAGGTGTAGATAgtggtagttttttttttttttttgaagatcaGTATGTGGTTAAAAACACCTTTCAAAATCGGCAAAAACTTCTTGAAAAGCTTAAACAAACACTGGAAAAGCTATCCAAAGGTTTCAAAAGAATTTGTATGGACAAACACCTCAAATTGGTCCATGCCATTTCAAACAGACATTCAGCTCACTTTTTTGATCAAGCAGACATTCAGCTCACTTACTGATTCTCTAACAGGAGATATATGTATTAGCAGCAGCAAGTTGAGCTACTTGCCATTAAATTACATCAAAGCATCATTCATCTAGACGTTTTTGAAATGCAACCTGCCCATGGGCGGATGTGTAGGGAACATATATTAAAGAGCAAAAGGTATTTCTTCCAGCATGCCAGCAGATTCAAAAAGCCTACCTTTGGTACAAGCAGATCCATGGCAGCAACTGTCTTCTTGTCTTCATTCACCTTCATGTAAAATGCTTTAATCCCTTTTGGGTAGTTGAACACAATAACAGGTGCCTTAAAATGCTCTTCAGTCAAATATCTATTATCGAGGCAAATCATGAATCAGAATAGCTATAGGAATACAAAGCAGATCCAATAAGTGGACAATGGAAAAGGAGTACCTTTCATGTTCAGATGCTAAGTCAATACCCCATTCTActttattttcaaatttcttcACTTTGGCTGCTACCTCGAGAATGGCTATGGCTTCTGTATAAGTTATTCGATAACAGTTCGATGAGGCAACCATTCTAAGTCTACTCAAAGCATCTTTATCTATAAATTTAGTTATAAATTCCATGTCATCAAGGCAATGGTCAAGTAACCACTGACACAGAAACTTCACATATGCCTCAGCACAATTCATATCATCCTGTGAAAGGAACACAAGTTTTGATTAATGGAAAGAAAACTTACAGAAATCCAACCAAAAGAACCCCTTCAGAAACTCTACGAGATTGCTACATGTAGTATTTGACATAACCTTTCTGCTTCATTGCCATACATGTATAGCTCATATTTtaatatttgaactcaaaatgTAATCATGTAAGAGACCAAGAGTTTAAATCTATTTTTTTTGTCAAGGCAGCCTACCAGCCTCGAACTCTTGACCTAGTGGAATGAAGAGAACTCTCTCAACCACTATGAACAAGAATGGCCTGTACCAAGAGTTTAAAACTATTCTATGTCTCAGTGAAACTTCTGGTTGCTAGGTATTAACTGTCCAAAACAATTTGCTCCAGAATTATTGTATATAACACCATGATGCAATTACCACATGAATACCTGGATATCTGCAAAAGCTATTTCAGGCTCCACCATCCAGAACTCCGCAAGATGCCGAGAAGTGTGGGACTGTTCGGCTCGAAAAGTTGGTCCAAAAGTATACACACTAGAAAGTGCACAGGCATAGGTTTCAACTTGGAGTTGGCCAGACACAGTCAAGAAAGCTTGCCGTGCAAAGAAATCCTCAGAGTAATCAACCTTTCCGTCCTTTTTGGGGATACCAGCAGAGAGTCTACACCTTTCTCCCAGTTTAAATCTCTCTTGCAACTTCAGTAGATTCTCTTTAGCTCTTTGCAGCTCAGCAACTGCAGCACTGATTTGCTTGTTGATGTCCGCAATACTGGCACCACTTTTCTCAATGCTCGCCTTATTAGCTTTTAACTGAGCAACTGCCTCCCCTTTCTCTTTGACAAGTTGCTCAGCAGCTTTAATGTCAGATTCTGAAGGAGCAGGATTCTCTTTCAGCTCCTTCTCCAATTTTTCAGCTTCGTTTATCAAAGTAGTAACTTGGAACATCTCACCAGCACCCTCACAATCACTTGTTGTGACGATTGGAGTGTGGATATAAAGAAACCCATTCTTCTGGAAGAATGTATGGGTGGCATAAGCTAAGGCATTACGGATTCTTGCAATGGCAGAAATCTGAAAATGAAAAGTGCTGGATtacaatcaaatatttttagacaCATAAAGTAATCCACCATTCCGTACCGTCAGCAAACAGATACTGGTGGAATGGAAAACTTTTGAcaatttaaaatcaaattttaaatttgaacatAAATTTTGGCAAAATGAGAACAGTCCACAATCTACCTCACTTAAGAGATAAATTATGGAGAGGGGGTAGTTTTAATGGAAAAGTTCATATGTTAAACCCAAGAAGGACATGAACATTCAACCAAACCCACATCTTTTTTATGCAAAAGCATTTTTATATATGAACGGAATTGCGTCCAAGGCTGTGGCCTAACAATTAGAGTGAAAACTAAGGGAGATGAATCCGCCTAAAAactaggtgatttctttccaTCTGTCTAACCATGTAGACAGAGTTATCAATGTATTGGAGTGGAATAGTGGAGGTACGATGCTTGTCGTACACCACCATAttcatatataaataaataattaaataagagTTTAACTAATATCCACCAAGGCTGTAAATTATTTTTACACTATCAGGTCACATTTACCGGGTTTTAGTACATACTCCGTCTTATTTTCAACATAACAAATTCCACTTTTTATGGAGGTTACATGTAGATATGTTTTGGATGACCTGATA containing:
- the LOC104113183 gene encoding asparagine--tRNA ligase, cytoplasmic 1-like, translated to MSFDSTPPAVEKLTLNAATVDEAKFSQRVPIRSIVGRPDGGAGLAGNVVKIGGWVKTGREQGKGSFAFLEVNDGSCPANLQVIVDASVHKLGDLVLTGTCVHVEGELKVPPEGAKQKVELRVQKVLSVGTVDAAKYPLPKTKLTLEFLRDFVHLRPRTNTISAIARIRNALAYATHTFFQKNGFLYIHTPIVTTSDCEGAGEMFQVTTLINEAEKLEKELKENPAPSESDIKAAEQLVKEKGEAVAQLKANKASIEKSGASIADINKQISAAVAELQRAKENLLKLQERFKLGERCRLSAGIPKKDGKVDYSEDFFARQAFLTVSGQLQVETYACALSSVYTFGPTFRAEQSHTSRHLAEFWMVEPEIAFADIQDDMNCAEAYVKFLCQWLLDHCLDDMEFITKFIDKDALSRLRMVASSNCYRITYTEAIAILEVAAKVKKFENKVEWGIDLASEHERYLTEEHFKAPVIVFNYPKGIKAFYMKVNEDKKTVAAMDLLVPKVGELIGGSQREEDYEVLRTRILEMGLPLEPYEWYLDLRRYGSVKHSGFGLGFERMILFATGIENIRDVIPFPRYPGRADL